From the genome of Astatotilapia calliptera chromosome 3, fAstCal1.2, whole genome shotgun sequence:
AGCACACAATCACATGGTTAAGAaaattctaaaataaaaaacggccaaacaaataataacaaataaatataataaacaaatgGAACAATTGGAGAGCTTAATACAAATCTTAAATTAGGAAATAACACGATTTAGTTACTAATTTCCTCATAAGACCTCGCTCCCcccagagagacaaaacctttCTGCCTTAGCTTGTTACAGTTTATACAAAGAAACatgaatttttcttttcttttttagcttcAAGAACCTGTTTAAACCTTCCAGTAATGCCTGCAGGTGTCTGAAGTTAGTCTGAGCTCATCAGATGCCTCAGACTCAGAGATAAGATGCTTATGGGGGGGACTATTGTGAAGGAAGGAACAACTTTGCAAAACCTAGAAAGCAAAATGTACGTCTATGCCGATGACACTGCCATTCATACACAGGTTTCTTCTCTAGTAAAGGTGTTGCACAAGCTTGAAACTATGAGAACAACCTTGTTAAATGACACAGAGGGAACAGGATTAGACAGGAGCTGTGTACCGTTGTTGACCAAGCGTTCTAAGGAACATTTTAGTTCAGCGACCGTCCTGCGGAGAGCGTCCAGAGCTGAGAGCTGCCTCAGTGCCTCTGATACTGAGGAATTGCACACACAAAGCACAGGTATGCACAGTGTtaataaaagtactttttgGTGTTTATGGATATGAAATGTTGCTTTGCAGAGTTTCCACCTGATGCCAGCTGGTCCTTGCTGTTCTCCAGAGCAAACTTCATTGACAAAACTTCTTTTGCTGTATCTAttgcagaaaaacaggaaattacaGAGTGTTAAGTAGAAAGAACAGCAATTGAGTACATCTGAGCTACCTTTGGTGAGCTGCTGTGTGTCCCTCAGTGATTCAGTCAGATTAGAAacacttttctctgcagaccACAACCGGTTCCATGTCGATGTGtctgtaaacacacagacataaaattttttttttataaataaatgattattttcCTCAAATCATTACCAACAAGAAGTACTTCATATTTTTTCTCCTGGATACTGGCATTTATAtatgtatctctctctctctctctctctctctctctctatatatatatatatatatatatatatatatatatatatagagagagagagagagagagagagaggaaacagtaggagctgtgtgaAACTAAAGGCAGTGGATCCCTCAGCAGCTGGATCACAAAGAGCACAGTCACAATAACTGTGCTCTTTTTTGCATTGAATACCTCTGCAGGTTTTGCATTGCAGAGGTATTcaagtataaaaacaataataaacacaatgtTCTGGTTCTATAACATTTTTATATCATTACTTTATTATGGATTAGGTGCAAGAGTTTAAATGttgataattaaaaaatagtttAACTGAATAGCaggttgtgccttgttctcagatggacagaaagtggacagtgatagatgagatgaggagatgaaggaggaagagaggcaaagagtgattcacaagCAGAGTCtaatttatttctcacagttttgttgccttatggttctgAATGCTGTCATCAATCTTTGCACTTTGCATTATCTCataacacttgtttaatcagctaccatctctcctatggactttctaatgtctacagtctcagatcaggagcagcagcaaaccctcaacagcaacactgtacccatcaggtaaacATAGGCTACGCCTTGTCCCCACCTGATGACAGTGACATAGTATGATGTGATTCAATATTAGTTTGTTGATGAATGTGGGTTGTTGTTATTCATGCTGATTTTTAACTTTGAGTATTCGCCCTTTTAAACATCTCTGCACATCCCTGCAACAGTCAGGAGGAAAGTGTCAACTAGCTGAGAACAAAGTTCCTGAGAGAGAAAGTTTCCGGTCTTTTGGTTGATTAAGGTAGACAATACACAGAAAAGAGTTTCatgaaagaaacaagaaaatgcTGGTTTGGGGTCAGTCACTGCCCACAAACTAATGTATGTTTTACACCTTCAGAGCAACAACCTGAGCATCATTTCACTATATTGTGGCTGAAGTGAAGCCAGACACCTCTAAAGTCAATATCTCCTAAAGTGGGCAGCTCACACTTGGAAAAATCCAAAAGGATAAACAGCACTGCAGGCCAGACAGGAAAATCTACACACTTGTGTTTTAGGTGTCTATTTTAATGAATAGTGACCCTATTGGCCCTATTGTGTCCTGAGTGTACTCACTGCTGGCTCCCAGAGCTATGATCAGAATCAGGAGGAGTGTAGCCGTCAGAGCAGGAAAGAGCCATCGTCTGTACCTGGAGAACCTGGAGAAATCGACAGTACGAGGCTCTGCGGACAAATAGGACAtgagtttttcattttacagaATGCACAGACAGgtggacacacagacaggtggacacacagacaggtgaATGCACAGACAGgtggacacacagacaggtgGACGCACAGACAGGTGGACGCACAGACAGgtggacacacagacaggtgGACGCACAGACAGGTGGACGCACAGACAGGTGGACGCACAGACAGGTGGACGCACAGACAggtggacacacagacagacaccttTGTTCCAGAAATTGCTCATTCCTTCGTCCACATTGTCATGGTATTCAGTCGTCATGGCGATTCTGGTCTCTgggtctgtctctgtgtgaaaTGGCGTGCGTCTGACTTCGTCTTCATCCAGTCCCCAATGAACAAACAGGCGAACTGTCCAAACACAGAGGCTCAGGTCATTGGCCACGAGCTGCACTTTGCACTGGAAAacaccacctgtgtgtgtgtgtttgtgggtccTGCAGGAGCCATACAGGACCCAGTGCAGCAGGTAGAGAGAGCAGTGGAGAAGATCGTGGGTACTTCTCTTCCCTCCGTCCAGAACATCTGTAACGGCACAGTGGCCCGTGGAAATGGGATGGACTCAAGTGCAGATGCAAAACCAGAGGCTTGAAGTGCGGTGCACCAAAAGAATTTTTATTCACAACGCTTGTTAGCAACTGAAGACTATTATTTAGAAGAAACCTAAACTATACgtctgaggaagaggagactAAGACTGTAGTTAAATTAAGACAAATTCACTGTGACGACTGGGTGCAGAGACTGGTCTGGGGAAACTATGGCTAGCCAGGGCACTGAAACCGAGGAGAGGACAATCAGTGGGACCCAAAAGAGAGTTGCGAGTTAATCCAAGAGTAATTTCCTTGAGCTGCCTTACGTGCTTGCAGGTGGAGATTGCTTGGAGGGGGAAGGCAGAGGTCCAGGTGAGTACGGAGTGCAAAACCAGAAAGTCCTCTGCATTACAAGTGAAATGCATTACAAGTCTGAACCCCCCCAGACATACAAAATTCTGAACCACCACCATTGCTATTTCACTGACCGTCCCACGCCTACTTTCGCACAAACTTGCCACAATCGCTATGATTGTGTTGGACACTGCTGTTTATATAATTGTTCACTATTGTATTGTTTtgtatacttttattttattttattttattttcatctttataTTGTTTGAGTGTATACTGAGGGCCATGGGAGCATTGCAATTTTAAATTCCTGTGTATGATCTGTAGATATGGTCtttgacaataaagctgactttgacttTTTGAAGAAGCGACGGCTCAACAGAAGCAACAAAAAGACAATGAAAAAGATTTCACGGATAATCATTCAAATATTTTCTGAGTGGCGGTGGCAATGAAGATAAAGAATCAGTGACAGACACAGatttgttctcatttttattgtatGTCATGACTTCTCACTGCAACACATCTTAGAGATCTTGCACTTTCCTCCCTGACACGTTTCAATCAATTGCACCTGTTACCCATCATactagaaaaatataaacaaatgaggTGTGATTTACAAAATATCATGATCGCAAGATTCAATGGATGTGATTTGTGTTTTAGAGAAACAATATAAAAGATCAATAGGAGGATTCATTGGATGCCTGTATGGAACAAAGTACACCTGACATCTCTTCATGTTCACAGTGAAAGTGAATGCACAGCTACATGTCTACTAAAGAACATTTGGGATGTTTCATTATGTACATTATGTGGCTTTTGTCAACATGAGCCAGAGTCTGATCTTCATTTATTTGGGTTTTCAATGTATTAGGATTATTTTGAAGCTTAAAGCAAATAAACTGAATTCTGGCTACAACTCCAATGTTTAGCGTTCCCCTCTGACAATAATGTAGAACTTTATCATAGTCTGGAAATTTGAGGAAATGTTCTAAGACTGGACCTCTTAAATTCTAAAAGTTGAATTTTGACAGTTGACAGGTGGTCTGAAGTATGTTTGTACTGGATAAGTGGAGCGTTTCTAAATAGGCtatgttgtatttattaattgtttttctatccagtgCTTTAATTGGAGAGGTTCCTTATAATCTGAAGTGGGCGgagtcaggcctgcaggtgtgTTCAGACTCTCAGGTTGTCTTTCTGACAGATGAAGCGTTCTTTGATGGAGCAGTGCTGGTCGTTCAGGCGTCCATCCTTGTGAAGGTGAGCACAGTCTTCATTCCCAGGCCCATGACCATGATGGGCCCAGTTGTCGGGCTGCCCAGGTTTCCACCGccttgaaacacacacacacacacacacacacacacacacacacacacacacacacacacacacacacacacacacacacacacacacacacacacacacacacacacacaggtaaggTAGGTAATATATATTAGGTAATATAACAAATCTtgataaaaagcaaaacattttgaaaCTAGTGCATGTTTTGCTTTGAGACAAGAGTGGACTGAGACAGACCTGCGCTCCACAGTGTACAGTGTCTGATCCACCCACTCCCAACTCCCAGTTCTCCAGTCAGACAAACCGACCCAGAAATACTGAGGGATTGTTTGATTGATCACAAAGtcctaaacaaaaagaaagaatgctGTTGAAGAAAATCACTCAGGATGATTTATAGCTTGGTCAGCAGGTCTCATCCTCAGGGCAGCATGAGTGTGTGTAAAGCAAAGGGTGTATAGTAAATAAAGTTTGTAGTTCTTAACTTTTGCTTTGGGGCAACTGTTGAGTAGATTTTTAGTAAAGCAATAAAGAAACGTGTGATAGTATTTTACAAGAAGGTTAAATATGTGAGTCCCCTTCATCTTTTTCTGCTGAATATGCTTCTCTAATCAGAGGTGAACCATCTTCACCAACCTAAACAGAAGTCCGCATTTCTTTAACTCAGGCACTTAAAACTACCACGAACTGTCTTACCCACTGCTTGTCAGTGTGGAGAATGATCAAATGGGCTTGCTGTGTTTCACACCAGTCTCTGGACTCGTTCCAGGACTGAGACTCACTGCTGAAGAAGTAACAGCTGGACTCAAACCCAGTCCAACCCACAGGACAACAGTCTCCTGCATCTGAACCTGATTGATACAGACAGATACACAGATGTGGGCAGTGTGCAGATGTGCATTTTCCTGATATGGCCAAATATGAGTGAACGTACTGTTGTTGAGGATGAGTTTGATGGTacatttgatggcagcaacactcTTACTGAGAGAGTCGATGACCGACAACTTCTTCAGGGTCTTGGtcactgaacacaaacaccagTTAGTGACGTATGAAGTTATCACCAGCAGAAGAAAGTGCAGTAATACAGACAGACCTGAGGTCAGCTGATCCTTGTTGTTGCCAACAGCAAGCTTTAGCTGATGAAGGTCATTAGCCATTTctgtaaacaaaagcatttaGCATGTTAGCACTTTAGCAGCATGGATACTGGAATGAAAATTGAAATTGCGACGTGTAAAACAATGCAAATTAACTGGAGCCACGAAAAAATTGAAGAAACAACTTCTATAACTTCATGTCCAAACACCAATCTACAGCTGACATACACCACTGCCATATTCTTTGTAATATGGTATGTTTTTATGTACCAAAAGGTGGTCCAGTAGAAGTAAGTCAATATATTCATAATTTAACTAGGTGCGTTATTAAGAGCACATTAATCATATTGATAAATCCTcattgataaaaataaataaataaataaataaaattaacagcCCCAGAGTGGTGAAAGTTCTtctttaaaataatgacaaaaagtAGCTTAAACTTATGATGGATGAATTGCACAACTTAGTCTTTTACATAATTTGAGGCGTCTGTCCCCTGAAAACTGTTGTCCAATTACTCACcactgaattttgtttttttcctttgttttcttttcccttttttccacaGCAAATGAAGGAATACTAATGTGAAGTTTAACTAATAGGTGTGTTACCTTCAGTATGCCGCAGTGAGTCGCTCAGTAATTGGGTGGCGTCAGTCAGGCTGGAAACTCTCTGCTCCACAGATAATAGACGATTagatgtgtctgtgtctgaACAAGCAGAAagtagaaaatacattttaaaacccCCATTAAGTTTAACCTCACAGATCTGGTCTGTGAACCAGTTTGTGTAATTCTGGTTTAACTTATATTCTTTGGtttattgtttttcatgtttttggctCTCCTTTGCTTTTAGGTGCTAGTTTCTAGTTGTCTTCCCCGTGTTCCACATTTAGTTACTTTGTCTCCATGTTTCATGTTCCCTCTGTTCCGCTGGTCAGTCATGTCtccatggctgtatcccaattcagggtctgcagccttaaaggccgcatttcaaggccgattacgtcacagcggcgcgccgaaggctgtcccaattcgaaggctgctcgaaatgcgaccctgaaatgcgtccttcatttccctgaattttaaggctgtggcagtgtagacttcgtggcccaacatatcccagaatgcatagcgtggcggtgggtgtggataattttgccgaaaaaaaacgaTGAGGTGTCATGAtctgcggaggcagaccgtgcggaaatgtgtgtggtggacccaggtgcgaacacaagcGAAGATACAGGAGTggattaaacaaaagcgagccttttattatgACTGATGAAAAGGAACAAACCAGAGTGAGGGCAGCATAAGAGTATAActcaacagaaacctaaactggataTAAACTATGGAAAGGCTATGGCTGGAGATACGGAACACagggggtgggaacacagacgacgcgacacagactgtatgaaacacagagactaaatacacatgagggatgatcaggggaagtggccacacatgggaacacagctgacacacatgaacctaacgacaggacaggaggagtgaaacggaatacactgacagtgaatacaggctttcaaagtaaaacaggaaacatgcagaTTAGACATGACACATGACccggggagacgtagtacaggggagatgacataactgacagcatgaCCTTGACaatacaagacacacagacataaacacacgaagggcaagggagacttaataTATACAACTGGCTGGACTACCTAGTGAACCTAAACAAACCATAAACGATAATCATCAAAATtaggttaaacacaaaacactgggtcgcacgacccaggaccatgacatgagGGGCGCCtgaagagtaaacttttaaaagtactgaatattatgtcacttatttatgtgcaaatgtttaataacgaagaacattaaaacattactgttggccacatgtcggcaaagttatgtgacattagtgacgtttgtactaacttggttttaaagcctttgctttaaaatatacaccgttcaatagctgagcttaatcttacaaggaatgatcaaagctcatgtagaaagaaacaaacaaatgaacaaaagattttctccttcatttctgtcaaacaaagctgtatgacacgtttccagctgttagtatcatggttgctaggcaacctgggcagcgcaacggaggctagaccgtcccatttcacaagcctcgcacttccggccttagcggtctttaagtacgcggcccttgaggatcgttgagactgcgtactttaaggctgcagaacctgaattgggatacagcccatGTCACAGTGTTAAGTTTGAGTCTTTGTGAaggtctcatgtttcctgttttactttgaaaatttcagttcattcagttttgcttccttccCATCTCATTATCTCagattagtcccagctgtgtttccctctgtcTGTTGTTGTGTGCTGCAACCACCCAAAGTGCTGCAAGTTTCTCTGGTTTATCTGGTTTCTATCATTCTTAGTTCAGTGCTCCTCATTTCCTAGTGTTACtagttttatgttttcatgtgttgTCAAATTTGCTCTgatcatacatacatacatacatgttgtTACCTTGAATATGCTTCAGTGAGTCATTCAGTAATTGGATGACATCAATCAGGTTGAAAACTCTCTGCTCCACAAACGATAGACGATTTGACGTGTTTACgtctgaacaaaaacaaacaaacaaacaaacaaattaaaaaaaaacccatcgtGTTCAACCCTGCAAAGTCTGAACCgtgaaataaaaactgacagaaaatgattttaaaagtggaataggtctgtgaaggttctcagtcatccaggtcagcgtagtcaaaggagcttgcaaagaaaagcgtctggacttctttaagttgcttgaagacgtttcacctctcatccgagaagcttcttcagttctaaggtcaccCTTTCGAACataaacttggagtaattaggaccctacaccaccgggcagaacatgttccctctaagcctgaaggaaaaaagaaggaacacacacatgtaaaggaagcactcaaaacgtgcggctatcctaaatgggcgttcttaaagtcagctaagaggcacagaaaagaagaccagataccagcgagggaggataagaaggacagacgcaacaacattgtcatcccctatgtagccggtgtatcagagaaactcaggagagttttctccaagcatgacatcccggtgcatttcagacccagcaacacactcagacagaaactggttcacccgaaagacaaaacgccaaaacacaaacttaacaatgtggtgtatgctgtacagtgcagcgaggaatgctcagacctctacattggagagaccaaacagtcaCTTCACAAgcacatggcacaacacagaagagccacctacacgggacaagactcagcagtccatctgcatcttaaggataaaggacactctttcgaggatgccaatattcacattttggacagagaggacagatggtttgaaagaggagtgaaagaagccatctatgtccactgtgagcgaccatctttgaacagaggcgggggtttacgacaccaactctctgccatctataatcctgttttgagatcccttcccagacgccttaacgcccactcacatcctgggcaatctgacctcaggaaatcacatgataaggtggggccaggtttcacaatgaacacacccgaaactctagctgattgggacccacgcccagtttcacaccttggctcaggcgattagaggatcatcagggggtccttttgtccctctgtggggggatactcccactaggtttatatctgggactctccaccatttgaccttagaactgaagaagcttctcggatgagaggtgaaacgtcttcaagcaacttaaagaagtccagacgcttttctttgcaagctcctttgactaaaaGTGGAATATTTATTGAACATTCTGAAAAATCCATACCTCTGTATCAACATGATAGAGGGGCATGAAAGGGTTAAGACATTTACTACCATCAAATGATGTCTTTTGTATTTACTGCTATGAAGTGAACCCTGGGCCTCACAGCTCCGCAGAAAACTATTGCCAACatttaacataaaacaaatatttgtgtgggctATGTGCTCAGAATCACTAGGGAGCCATCAGAGCAGGAGGGTAAcctacttttaatattttatcataGCTAATAGGTGTGTTACCTTGAACCTGAGGCACTGAGGAATGCAGCGACTGGAAGACGTCCTTCTGGTTGGAAAGTCTCTGCTCCAAAGACCACAGGTGTTTTGACACCTTTATGTCTGAACAAgcagacaacaaaaacacaaagaaatttaACAGAGTGCGCATAACATAATATGTTAACATAACACATAACacacaacataacataacacAACATAACATGTACTCACCCAAAATGCTGGAAAATTTTGTTacttaaaaacaattttaacattaagggaaaaaaaatctcaaagtaCTAAAaaggtaatgtttttttttttaatttttgctctATCAAGAaaagttataaatataaatgtcaaGTAAAATCTAAATGCACAACAAtaatatacaaaaaataataaataaataaaataaaataaagtaaatgtgttcaatataacacaacacaataaagtggaatgaaaataaatgacaatATAACTGATAATTGCAGCCCTAAACTGCAAACGTGGAAAACAGTTTTAACCATCATCACTTATTGGCTGTCATGTTGGAGCAAATTTTTCTTCAAGTCTTCTACAAGATAAAGTCTGAGAGTTAGCTTTAGCTAAGTATTACTGTGACTACATTTCTGTTAGCTTTATGTGCAGTCACAGTGgtctgttttttcatttctagCAGCTGTAAACCAAACGTATAGTATattattgtgttattattaGATTTGGAAAATAAGTCTGAATCTTGCAGGACTTTTCATGTTGTAACTATTTGCACCAGCATGCTGAAGTGCGCTTCAGAGGTCCGTGTTTTCTGTCATTAGGCATCAAAGCCACAAACCACATGATACATGACTGTTTGTGAAGCTCACAAAAGTTGGGCCTTACTAGTGACCCAAAAGCAGTAGTCCCCACATATGGCATTAACAAGAATACACATGCATACTTACTGCTAGCTCCCAGGATTATGATCACAGTCAACAGGATCACGGCtgtcacagcaggaaataaCCAGCGTCTGAACCTAGAGACAGCCAACCGGGGGGTGGGTGGAGTCTCTGACAGACAAATATAATTTCATAAATCAGAAGTCAAAACAAAGACATTACCAACTCAGACACAAGCAGTTACCACTGATCCAGAGCGTACTACCATCCTGGTCCTTCACATAATGGTATTGGTCCATTGTTGTCATCTGCTTGCTGTTTTTACTGGATAATAAAACCATGATAACA
Proteins encoded in this window:
- the LOC113019695 gene encoding asialoglycoprotein receptor 1-like isoform X2 — translated: MTTMDQYHYVKDQDGSTLWISETPPTPRLAVSRFRRWLFPAVTAVILLTVIIILGASNIKVSKHLWSLEQRLSNQKDVFQSLHSSVPQVQDVNTSNRLSFVEQRVFNLIDVIQLLNDSLKHIQDTDTSNRLLSVEQRVSSLTDATQLLSDSLRHTEEMANDLHQLKLAVGNNKDQLTSVTKTLKKLSVIDSLSKSVAAIKCTIKLILNNSSDAGDCCPVGWTGFESSCYFFSSESQSWNESRDWCETQQAHLIILHTDKQWDFVINQTIPQYFWVGLSDWRTGSWEWVDQTLYTVERRRWKPGQPDNWAHHGLGPGNEDCAHLHNDGRLNDQHCSIKERFICQKDNLRV
- the LOC113019695 gene encoding asialoglycoprotein receptor 1-like isoform X1 produces the protein MTTMDQYHYVKDQDGSTLWISETPPTPRLAVSRFRRWLFPAVTAVILLTVIIILGASNIKVSKHLWSLEQRLSNQKDVFQSLHSSVPQVQDVNTSNRLSFVEQRVFNLIDVIQLLNDSLKHIQDTDTSNRLLSVEQRVSSLTDATQLLSDSLRHTEEMANDLHQLKLAVGNNKDQLTSVTKTLKKLSVIDSLSKSVAAIKCTIKLILNNSSDAGDCCPVGWTGFESSCYFFSSESQSWNESRDWCETQQAHLIILHTDKQWDFVINQTIPQYFWVGLSDWRTGSWEWVDQTLYTVERRRWKPGQPDNWAHHGHGPGNEDCAHLHKDGRLNDQHCSIKERFICQKDNLRV